In the genome of Patescibacteria group bacterium, one region contains:
- a CDS encoding ABC transporter ATP-binding protein, with translation MKQNKSTMRDVLKAFGVGIKPHWVAVTFMWLTAILAAALQVFIPLLYKEFFDILSQTANRSEVVPLLKEVIFQILFINVLFFIALRTTTFCDSYVQNRIPAQLKQTSFNYLINHSYTFFSNNFGGSLVQKVGRYTRGFNKLMDSITWSLIPITVNVVGVGFVLWKIEPRVASAMLVWAMLFLGWNYIFARYKSKYDILVAEADSKVTGRLADVITNSSTVQLFTANKYESDEFSDVVEKHIKLSLFTWRIYNVNQAIQSGLIIALEFFVFYIAIRYWEIGVFSVGTFVLIQAYILGLTERLWGFARVIRAMYESYADAKEMVDIFNTPHEIQDIPGAHDIVIKDGIIEFKDLEFSYNQTRNVLNKINLHIKSGEKVALIGPSGAGKSTFVRLIMRLYEITGGEILIDDQNIAKVTQESLRSYISLVPQDPILFHRSLKENIRYGRRDATDEEVIEAAKLSHSHEFIKDLPLGYDTLVGERGIKLSGGERQRIAIARAILKNAPILILDEATSSLDSESESYIQEALDVLMKGKTTIVIAHRLSTIRKMDRIIVVDGGQILEQGSHDELLTQENSLYKKLWNLQAGGFLKDQE, from the coding sequence ATGAAACAAAACAAATCGACAATGCGCGATGTGCTTAAAGCATTTGGGGTAGGTATTAAACCACACTGGGTGGCAGTTACTTTTATGTGGCTCACAGCAATACTCGCTGCAGCACTTCAGGTCTTTATACCGTTGTTATATAAAGAGTTCTTCGATATTTTGTCGCAAACCGCAAACCGAAGTGAAGTCGTGCCTTTATTAAAAGAAGTAATATTTCAAATATTATTTATCAATGTTCTATTTTTTATTGCGCTTAGAACCACTACGTTTTGTGATTCATATGTTCAAAATAGAATCCCTGCACAATTAAAGCAAACTTCGTTTAATTATCTTATTAATCATTCATATACTTTTTTCTCAAATAATTTTGGAGGGTCACTCGTTCAAAAAGTAGGGCGTTATACTCGTGGTTTTAATAAGCTTATGGACTCTATAACATGGAGTCTTATTCCCATAACAGTGAATGTAGTTGGAGTCGGATTTGTACTATGGAAAATTGAACCTCGTGTCGCGTCAGCAATGCTCGTATGGGCAATGCTATTTCTTGGGTGGAACTATATATTTGCTCGATATAAATCAAAGTACGACATACTAGTTGCTGAAGCTGATTCTAAAGTTACGGGACGACTAGCTGATGTAATTACAAATAGCAGTACTGTTCAGTTATTTACTGCAAATAAATATGAATCTGATGAATTTAGTGACGTTGTAGAGAAACATATAAAACTATCTTTATTTACCTGGAGAATATACAACGTAAATCAGGCTATTCAATCGGGGCTTATTATTGCTCTTGAGTTTTTCGTATTTTATATAGCTATAAGATACTGGGAAATTGGAGTATTTAGTGTTGGAACTTTTGTGCTTATTCAAGCATATATTTTAGGATTAACTGAACGATTGTGGGGCTTTGCACGAGTTATTCGAGCTATGTATGAAAGCTATGCCGATGCAAAAGAAATGGTTGATATATTTAATACTCCACATGAAATTCAAGATATTCCTGGTGCACATGACATAGTAATTAAAGATGGAATCATAGAATTTAAAGATCTAGAATTTAGCTACAACCAGACACGAAATGTCTTAAATAAAATAAACCTACACATTAAGTCCGGAGAAAAAGTAGCACTTATTGGACCTTCTGGTGCAGGTAAATCTACATTCGTGAGATTGATTATGCGTTTGTATGAAATTACTGGAGGTGAAATTCTTATTGATGATCAAAATATTGCGAAAGTAACTCAGGAAAGTTTGCGCTCATATATTAGTTTGGTCCCGCAAGATCCAATTCTCTTCCATCGATCACTTAAAGAAAATATTCGTTATGGACGAAGGGATGCAACAGATGAAGAAGTGATTGAAGCAGCAAAACTTTCTCACTCACATGAGTTTATAAAAGACTTACCTTTAGGATATGACACATTGGTAGGAGAGCGAGGTATCAAACTTTCTGGAGGTGAACGACAGCGAATTGCTATTGCTCGAGCTATCTTAAAAAATGCACCAATTCTGATTCTTGATGAAGCGACATCAAGTCTCGATTCTGAATCTGAAAGTTATATTCAAGAAGCACTTGATGTTCTTATGAAAGGAAAGACAACTATTGTGATTGCTCACCGACTTTCAACAATTCGAAAGATGGATCGCATTATTGTGGTTGATGGTGGCCAGATTCTTGAACAGGGATCTCATGATGAACTTCTCACTCAAGAAAATAGTCTTTATAAAAAGTTGTGGAATCTCCAAGCTGGTGGGTTTCTTAAAGATCAGGAATAA
- a CDS encoding DUF4145 domain-containing protein, which yields MEKPQIIQCHHCGNNSPHEIIFKCDGPEEVLTNSEGDVFETVDTYYFLTRCKSCEDVSLFSDIELSMDLGNLNEAVLQYPKIKRYQDELPERIKKNYTQAKRIEKLSPISFAVMIRRCLEAVCIDKGASGKNLKTKLDDLAAKQIIPETLSRMSEALRYFGNIGAHATDDDDSVGGEEAKIMDEFFTSIIEYVYVAPAKIQKLNQRLAQKRKRKLKENES from the coding sequence ATGGAGAAACCACAAATCATTCAATGTCATCACTGTGGTAATAATTCTCCTCATGAAATAATTTTTAAATGTGATGGACCTGAAGAAGTGCTAACTAATTCTGAAGGTGATGTATTTGAAACGGTAGATACTTATTACTTTTTAACTAGATGCAAAAGTTGCGAAGATGTTTCTCTATTTAGTGACATAGAATTAAGTATGGATCTTGGTAACCTTAATGAGGCAGTTTTGCAGTATCCAAAAATCAAGAGATATCAAGATGAGTTACCTGAAAGAATTAAAAAAAACTATACTCAGGCAAAACGAATAGAAAAATTATCTCCTATTTCATTTGCCGTTATGATTCGAAGGTGCTTAGAAGCTGTGTGTATTGATAAAGGTGCTTCTGGTAAAAATCTTAAAACTAAACTAGATGATTTGGCAGCAAAACAAATCATCCCCGAAACACTATCTAGGATGAGCGAAGCACTAAGGTATTTTGGGAATATCGGTGCCCATGCTACTGATGATGACGACTCAGTAGGTGGAGAAGAGGCAAAAATAATGGATGAATTTTTTACTTCAATTATTGAATATGTTTATGTTGCTCCTGCAAAAATCCAGAAATTGAATCAACGATTAGCACAAAAAAGAAAACGGAAATTAAAAGAAAATGAATCTTAA
- the aspS gene encoding aspartate--tRNA ligase gives MTRTYIKDLKSQVGNEVSISGWVDIRRDQGKMVFFDFRDMSGKVQGVVLPNATEAITIAKEVRPEWVVEIKGKVNARPERNIQKDKQNGNIELEVLAINVLNKAETPPFDLHTDGKEVNEEVRLKYRYLDLRRDRLQKNIRERDKIITFFRNHMHKNDFVEIETPILMKGTPEGSREYLVPSRLETGKFYALPQSPQQFKQLSMVAGFEKYFQIARCMRDEDLRGDRQPEFTQLDYEMSFVNQEDILSFTEPMFIELVQTLYPEKTITEIPFPRITYKESMEKYGSDKPDLRKDKENPNELAFAWIVDFPMFENNSEGKITAAHHPFCSIKDEDKEKFMKGEDLMSIRANSYDLVMNGYELSSGSIRIHEQEMQKRVFELLEIGEEEQQAKFKHMLEAFKFGAPPHGGFAPGIDRIVMLLMGEPNIREVIAFPKTGEGKDLMMSSPSEASPKQLKELGLKIVK, from the coding sequence ATGACACGAACGTATATTAAAGATCTCAAATCACAGGTAGGCAATGAAGTGAGTATTTCTGGCTGGGTAGATATCCGACGCGATCAAGGAAAAATGGTTTTCTTTGATTTTCGTGATATGTCTGGAAAGGTGCAAGGTGTTGTTCTCCCAAATGCTACTGAAGCAATTACTATTGCAAAAGAAGTACGACCAGAATGGGTTGTCGAAATAAAAGGTAAAGTAAATGCTCGACCAGAAAGAAACATTCAGAAAGATAAACAGAACGGCAACATTGAACTTGAAGTCCTTGCAATCAACGTTTTAAACAAAGCAGAAACTCCTCCTTTTGATTTGCATACTGATGGTAAAGAAGTAAATGAAGAAGTACGACTCAAGTATCGATACTTGGATCTTCGACGTGATCGACTTCAGAAAAACATTCGAGAACGAGATAAGATTATTACGTTCTTCCGAAACCACATGCATAAGAATGATTTCGTTGAAATCGAAACTCCTATTCTTATGAAAGGAACTCCTGAAGGGTCACGAGAATATTTGGTACCTTCACGACTTGAAACAGGGAAGTTTTACGCACTCCCACAATCTCCGCAGCAATTTAAGCAGCTTTCTATGGTTGCTGGCTTTGAAAAATATTTCCAAATTGCTCGATGTATGCGAGATGAAGATCTTAGAGGAGATCGACAGCCTGAGTTTACTCAGCTCGATTACGAAATGTCATTCGTAAATCAAGAAGATATTCTTTCATTTACAGAGCCCATGTTTATTGAGCTTGTGCAGACGTTGTATCCTGAAAAAACTATTACTGAAATTCCATTCCCACGAATTACCTACAAAGAATCAATGGAGAAGTATGGATCAGATAAACCGGATCTTCGAAAAGATAAAGAAAATCCAAATGAATTAGCATTTGCATGGATTGTTGATTTTCCAATGTTTGAAAACAACAGTGAAGGAAAGATCACTGCAGCTCACCATCCATTCTGTTCTATTAAAGATGAAGACAAAGAGAAGTTTATGAAAGGTGAAGACCTTATGTCTATCCGAGCAAATTCATATGACCTCGTTATGAACGGATATGAACTTAGTTCTGGAAGTATTCGAATTCATGAGCAAGAGATGCAGAAGCGAGTATTTGAACTCCTAGAGATTGGTGAGGAAGAACAGCAGGCAAAGTTTAAGCATATGCTTGAGGCCTTTAAGTTTGGTGCGCCTCCACACGGAGGATTCGCTCCTGGTATCGATCGAATTGTGATGCTTCTTATGGGTGAGCCAAACATTCGAGAAGTTATTGCGTTCCCAAAGACTGGAGAAGGAAAGGATCTCATGATGAGTTCTCCTTCAGAAGCATCTCCAAAGCAGCTTAAAGAATTGGGACTTAAGATTGTGAAATAA
- the trpS gene encoding tryptophan--tRNA ligase, with protein MSDSSKKTALTGDRPTGKLHLGHFVGSIKNRIKLQTEADESFYMVADIQALTDNADNPEKVRTNVVEVAMDNLACGVDPAKTTFFIQSQIPEIAELTVLFLNLVTLARLKRNPTVKSEMQQKGYGEDVPAGFLAYPVSQAADILFAKANMVPVGEDQLPVLEQTNEIVQKFNFLYGEVFGKVTPIISEHSRLVGIDGNAKMSKSLNNAIFLADSPETVAEKVMKMYTDPTHIHVQDPGKVEGNVVFTYLDIFDPNKEEIAELKKQYQQGGLGDVVIKKRLIALLEEILTPIREKRKVYEQNPKLVLDILKEGTEKAKKIAGQTMKDVRGALQIHYFN; from the coding sequence ATGAGCGATTCATCTAAAAAAACAGCACTAACCGGGGACAGACCAACAGGAAAACTTCATCTCGGACATTTTGTGGGATCTATTAAAAACAGAATTAAACTTCAAACAGAAGCTGATGAAAGTTTTTATATGGTTGCCGACATTCAAGCATTGACTGACAATGCTGACAATCCTGAAAAAGTTCGCACAAATGTTGTTGAAGTTGCTATGGACAACTTGGCATGTGGAGTTGATCCTGCAAAAACAACTTTTTTTATTCAATCACAAATTCCGGAAATTGCTGAACTAACAGTGCTCTTTTTAAACCTCGTAACACTTGCTCGATTAAAACGAAATCCGACTGTGAAGTCTGAAATGCAGCAAAAGGGATATGGGGAAGATGTACCGGCAGGATTTTTGGCATATCCGGTAAGCCAGGCAGCCGATATTCTTTTCGCTAAGGCAAATATGGTGCCTGTGGGAGAAGATCAGCTTCCTGTTTTAGAACAAACAAATGAAATAGTCCAGAAATTTAATTTCTTGTATGGTGAAGTGTTTGGAAAAGTAACTCCAATTATTTCTGAGCATTCTCGCTTAGTGGGAATTGATGGCAATGCAAAGATGAGCAAGTCACTCAACAATGCTATTTTTCTTGCCGATTCTCCAGAAACCGTCGCTGAGAAAGTTATGAAAATGTATACAGATCCAACCCACATTCATGTACAGGATCCTGGAAAAGTAGAAGGAAACGTAGTATTTACCTATTTAGATATTTTTGATCCGAATAAAGAAGAAATTGCTGAATTGAAAAAACAGTATCAACAAGGAGGATTGGGCGATGTTGTTATAAAGAAACGACTCATTGCATTACTCGAAGAAATTCTCACTCCAATTCGAGAAAAAAGAAAAGTATACGAACAAAATCCAAAACTTGTTTTAGATATATTAAAAGAGGGAACAGAGAAAGCAAAAAAGATTGCTGGACAAACTATGAAAGATGTGCGCGGAGCATTGCAGATTCATTATTTCAACTAG
- a CDS encoding ATP-binding protein, which translates to MNLISNLSLLSVAVIIAAIGILGFSIYFNNRRSITNKSFLAFAIITILYSSLNYARDIVSSIDISFALLKITIFLALWHAFYFMQLFYVFPNENIKFPFFYRYILQPITLIIGLLTLTPFIFSGVNEVSTTGKILTVNNGPAIALFGLAIIVFISTGLYYLIKKTIKSTGNERTQFKFISIGVFITFSFLVIFNLLLPLYFQNSSFTSFAAIFFFPFISFTAYAILKHKLFNLKIAGTVSLTFALTIVSFIEIIFAETVTITIFRIVVFFLVMLFSILIIKGVLREIQQRERIEVLASDLEKSNTGLAEANERLKDLDKMKTEFISLATHQIRGPLTAIKGYISLIQEGDYGPVSKEVLGAVDVVMNSTNNLVTIVGDFLDVSRIEQGRMKYDFTDFDLQELVNQVIVEFKPTMDKKGLAFNYMFDKDKSYMIHADRGKIKQVFGNILDNSIKYTPSGGIDISLGVKDKKALIAIKDTGVGIHKSTLPKLFQKFTRAENANETNIMGTGLGLYVAKQMIEAHHGRVWAESEGEEKGAQFYIELGTSDMKKEDVPVDQKPKGILIKTH; encoded by the coding sequence ATGAATTTAATATCTAATTTGAGTTTACTTTCAGTAGCAGTAATAATAGCAGCAATTGGAATTTTGGGATTTTCAATATATTTTAATAATAGAAGGAGTATAACTAATAAGAGCTTCTTAGCTTTTGCTATTATTACAATCCTATATAGTTCATTAAACTATGCACGCGATATTGTTAGTTCAATTGATATTTCTTTCGCACTATTAAAAATTACTATTTTTTTAGCTTTATGGCACGCATTTTATTTTATGCAGCTTTTCTATGTTTTTCCGAATGAAAATATAAAATTCCCTTTTTTTTATAGATACATTTTGCAGCCAATAACTCTTATTATCGGATTATTAACATTAACCCCTTTTATTTTTTCAGGAGTTAACGAGGTTTCTACTACAGGAAAAATTCTAACTGTTAATAATGGACCAGCGATAGCATTGTTTGGATTAGCAATTATTGTTTTTATATCTACAGGCTTATACTATTTAATAAAAAAAACTATTAAGAGCACTGGGAATGAACGAACTCAGTTTAAGTTTATTTCAATAGGAGTTTTTATAACTTTTTCTTTTTTAGTTATTTTTAATTTACTATTACCACTGTATTTTCAAAATTCAAGCTTTACATCTTTTGCAGCAATATTCTTCTTTCCTTTTATTTCATTTACGGCATATGCAATCCTGAAACACAAACTATTTAATTTAAAAATCGCAGGTACTGTTTCATTGACTTTCGCTCTTACTATAGTTAGCTTTATTGAAATAATATTTGCTGAAACAGTAACAATCACAATATTTAGAATTGTTGTTTTCTTTTTGGTAATGCTTTTTAGCATATTAATTATTAAAGGAGTTCTCCGTGAAATCCAACAACGAGAACGAATCGAAGTACTTGCTAGCGATCTCGAAAAATCAAATACAGGTCTTGCAGAAGCCAATGAACGATTGAAAGACCTCGATAAAATGAAGACAGAATTTATTTCCCTCGCAACCCATCAAATCCGAGGACCACTTACCGCTATTAAAGGATACATTTCTCTTATTCAAGAAGGTGACTATGGTCCGGTATCAAAGGAAGTACTTGGAGCTGTAGATGTAGTGATGAATTCTACAAACAATCTTGTAACTATTGTGGGGGACTTCCTAGATGTATCACGAATCGAACAGGGTAGAATGAAGTATGACTTTACAGACTTTGATCTTCAAGAATTGGTAAATCAGGTGATTGTTGAATTTAAACCTACAATGGATAAGAAAGGACTTGCATTCAACTATATGTTTGATAAAGATAAGAGCTACATGATCCACGCCGATAGAGGAAAGATCAAACAAGTGTTTGGAAATATTCTCGATAACTCTATTAAATACACACCATCAGGAGGAATAGATATATCGCTTGGAGTAAAGGATAAAAAGGCATTGATTGCAATTAAAGATACTGGAGTGGGTATTCATAAATCGACTCTTCCCAAATTGTTTCAAAAGTTTACACGAGCTGAAAATGCAAATGAAACAAATATCATGGGAACAGGTCTTGGTTTGTATGTAGCAAAGCAAATGATTGAGGCGCACCATGGACGTGTGTGGGCAGAATCTGAAGGGGAGGAAAAGGGAGCTCAGTTTTACATTGAATTGGGTACGAGTGATATGAAAAAAGAGGATGTTCCTGTAGATCAAAAACCAAAAGGCATTTTGATTAAGACTCATTAG
- a CDS encoding nitroreductase family protein: MEDKIRLILNQAVFAPSGDNSQPWKFTLNANKLKIYNLPNKDHPLLNFQQRGSYIAHGALVENINILSSGFGLKADFKFFPKSDEKDLIAIVDFTNASVRTDHELASSIILRHTNRKAYKSTEIELDIQNYILECKYPNSNLNLHWISNRKQIEKISIASSKMEKIALETKELHHNFFKDIIWNKNDYKSGKEGLYIKTLELPIIIEKIFKFLKYWPIAKMLNTLGFSSLAAFGNSKLYSKSGAYIAISSKSTTQIDYIQCGILMQNLWLRTTNKGLSLQPVSGIIFIAQRLLLGLPLKLTKENAKLAINQYQVIKNEFNINNDEVLMIFRVGYTDKLGIKSYRQKPYLVNGK; encoded by the coding sequence ATGGAAGATAAAATTAGATTAATATTAAATCAAGCTGTTTTTGCACCCTCAGGAGACAATTCACAACCCTGGAAGTTTACTCTTAATGCGAATAAACTGAAAATTTATAATTTACCAAATAAAGATCATCCTTTATTAAATTTCCAACAAAGAGGTTCATATATCGCTCATGGAGCTTTAGTTGAAAACATAAATATTTTATCTAGTGGTTTTGGCTTAAAGGCAGATTTTAAATTTTTTCCTAAAAGTGATGAAAAGGACTTAATTGCAATTGTTGATTTTACAAATGCCTCAGTGAGAACGGATCATGAGTTAGCTTCTTCCATAATTCTTAGACATACAAATAGAAAAGCCTATAAAAGCACTGAAATTGAACTTGATATCCAGAATTATATTTTAGAATGTAAGTATCCAAACTCAAATTTAAACTTGCATTGGATTTCAAACAGAAAACAAATTGAAAAGATTAGTATAGCTTCAAGTAAAATGGAAAAAATTGCTTTAGAAACCAAGGAATTACATCATAATTTTTTTAAAGATATAATTTGGAATAAAAATGACTATAAAAGTGGAAAGGAGGGGTTATATATTAAGACTTTAGAACTCCCTATTATTATTGAAAAGATATTTAAATTTCTTAAATATTGGCCGATTGCTAAGATGTTGAATACACTAGGTTTTTCTAGTTTAGCAGCATTCGGAAACTCAAAACTGTATTCAAAATCAGGAGCTTATATTGCAATAAGTTCCAAGTCTACGACCCAAATTGACTATATCCAATGTGGAATATTGATGCAGAATTTATGGTTAAGAACTACTAATAAGGGTTTAAGTTTACAACCTGTATCTGGAATAATTTTTATTGCTCAAAGATTATTGTTAGGATTACCGCTAAAATTAACCAAAGAAAACGCTAAACTTGCTATAAATCAGTACCAGGTCATAAAAAATGAATTTAATATTAATAACGATGAAGTGCTGATGATTTTCAGAGTCGGTTATACTGATAAATTAGGGATTAAAAGTTATAGACAAAAACCATACTTAGTGAATGGAAAATAA